The region GGCACGGGCTGGTCCCAATCGCTGGCCGTTGGCCCGATGGAATACGCCGCGCTGGCGGCACAGGGCGCTGCCACACCCGATCGCGCGATGGTGGGCAATCCCGTCGCCACCATTCCGGCACGAGCCGAAACGTCGTTGCCCGACAGCGCCCCGCAGAACAACGATTACACCGCCAACCTGGCCAGCGACGCCTTCGGCGCGCAGCTGTTCACCGGCGCCTTCAGCCGCGACAGTGCATCTATCTTCAATCCCAGCCATGTCATCTCCGTTGGTGATCGCATCCAGCTGCGCATCTGGAACGGATACAACGTCGACACCGTGCTGACCGTCGACGCCGGCGGCAACATCGTTTTGCCGGAGGTGGGGCCGTTCCGGGTGCAGGGCGTCACCAATGGCAACCTCCAGGCCGCCGTCGGCAACGCGCTTCGACGGGTGTTTGCCAGCAAGGTGTCGATCTACGCCAGCCTGCTGGCCGCGCAGCCGGTGCGCGTCTACGTCACCGGTGCGGTGCGCCGCCCCGGCATGTACGACGGCACCTCCAGCGACAGCGTGCTGCGCTACCTGGACCAGGCCGGCGGCATCGACCCCGACCGCGGCTCCTTCCTGGACGTCACCATCAAGCGCGGGAACCAGACACTGGAAGTCGTCAATCTCTATGACTTCCTGCTCAAGGGCGACCTGACCTCGCGGCAGCTGAACAATGGCGACGTCATTTTCGTCCAGTCGCGCAAGAAGACCGTCAAGGTCAGCGGCCTGGCCGAGAACGCCAAGCGCTTCGAATTCCTCGGCGAACAGGCCCGGCTTGACCAGATCGTGCGGCTGGCCAAACCGCTGCCCGAAGCCACCAACGTCCGCGTGGTGCGCAATACCGGCACGGTGCGCAATGTCGAGTACTTCCTTATTTCGCAGGGCAACCAGATCGACCTGCGCAACGGTGACGAAATCGAATTCACTGCGGACAAGCGGCCGGGAACCATCACCGTCCGCGTCGAAGGCGAGCACACCGGCCCGCAGGAGTACGTGCTGCCGTATGGCAGCCGCATGGGTCAGCTGCTCAGCCAGGTGCATTTCACGCAGGAGTCCGATACCGACAGTATCCAGCTCTTCCGCCAGAGCGTGAGGGCGCGCCAGAAGACGCTGCTGGCTACCACGCTCAAGAGCCTGGAATCCAGTGTGCTAACCGCGCGTTCCGGTACGGCGGAAGAAGCTCAATTGCGCAAGGAAGAAGCCGCGCTGGTGCTGCAGTGGGTGGAGCGGGCCAGGAAGATCGAGCCTTCCGGGCAGACGCTGATCGCGAAGTCGACAACCCGCAATGACCTGCTGCTGGAAAATGGCGACATCCTGCGTGTGCCAGTCAAGGACGGGCTGGTCCTGGTCAGCGGGGAAGTGCTGTTCCCCAATGCCGTGGCGTATGACAAGAGCCTGGACCTGGACGACTTTATCCAGCAGGCCGGCGGCTTTTCGCAGAACGCGGATACCTCGCGAATCATCATCGCGCATCGGGATGGGAGCTTCTCGGATGGCAAGAAGGATGATGCCGTGCGGGCGGGCGACGAGATCATGGTGTTACCGAAGGTCGATTTCAAGACGCGGCAGTTTGCCAAGGACGTATTCCAGATTCTCTATCAGGTTGCGATTAGTGCGAAGGTCGTGCTGGGGCTATAGAAGATGCATGCTAACGAAAAGAAACTCACCGTTGCGATCCCGGTCCGCTGGGCAAGCGACCGTTCAGATCTCCTCGAGCGCCTTACGTTCGCAAGGATGGATACTGATTTGCCCGATGGGGTCGAGATTCTGATCGTCGACGATGGCTCTCCTCAGGCGCTGGCCGTTCGGCTGGAAGCGGAGTGCAGAACGCATGGCTATGCCTACCATCGGTTGCAAACAGAGCATCTGCCTTTTTCGATTGGCCGTGCGAGAAACGCGGCGGCCCAGTGTGGCTTGTCCGATTACATCATGTTCCAGGATGTGGATCTGATGCCATACGCCGGCTTCTATCGCGAGGTGTTAGGCGAGGCCGTGGTCAACGGACTGGATGAATCGGTCGACAACTTCCTGATGTTCGGCGTGATTTACCTGACCGAAGCCGCGACGCAAGATTTTAAGAAAATGGATCCCCGCCTGCGGCGGCAGAAATATATTCAGATGCTGTTGCAGAACGACCAGTCGGCGATCGAAAAATTCTCGACTGGAACGTCCGTGACCGTGTGGCGGCGCGACTATTTTCTCGCTACCGGCGGCAACGATCCTGATTTCAATGGCTGGGGCTATGAGGATCTCGAGTACGCGTGCCGGGCCATTCGGCGAAGAAAGAAATTTCCACTGCCATCCGAGTTCGCCCTGGACTATCGGAATTTTCAATCGATCGTCGAATACAAGGGTTGGAAGAGCATTTATCGGCTCTTTGGTGACATGACCTTTCAGAAAGGAATGGTGCTGTTTCACGCCTGGCATCCGGTTGAGCACAAGAGTGACTACATGGCGGCGAAGGCGAAGAACCGCCGACTCTTTGAGAGAAAGCTGGCCGACTTCAGGGACAAGGAGCTCGAACCCGATCCGCTGCCCATGCATGGCAGCGGAAAATCGCTGGTACTGAGAAACAACCCGTGGGTGACAAATCGCTGGATTGCCCCCTTTCTTGGCGAGATCGTGCATATCGACGAGGACCATCTGCCGGCCGATACCTTTATGGCCTTCCTCAGGGAATCCGGGTTCGACCGCGTGGTGTTTCACAATCCCTATGCCAACCCGCGGATGAAAGCGCTTTACGACCTGGTTCGGGCGAACCAGTTTCCGTTCCTGGTGGTCGAGCGAGGCGCCTTGCCGGACTCGGTATTCTTCGATCCGTGCGGGTTCAACGCGGACAGTGCCAGCTATTCTCCCGAAAGATGGGACAAGGAGCTTTCCTGCGAGAAAAGGACCGCGACACTGGAGTATATCCAGCGTGCCGTCAGCGACGAAGAATCGCTCGAAGCCCAGTCACCCCGGCTTGGGGCCGCGTCACTACGCAAGGCTCTCAGGATCGGGCGCGGCAAGAAGGTATTGGTAGCCTTCTTGCAGCGTCCTACGGACACCGTGATTGAGAACTTCATGGGGCCGATGGGCACCTACGAGAACTTCCTTCGTTTGCTTGCCAGGCTGCCTTTCGCCTTGCGACAGGATTGGGAATTGCTTGTGAAGCAACATCCGCTGGAGACGGATGTTGTCCGGATCCCGGGCGCCATCAACGTCGACCAATGCAACACCAAGGATCTGCTCGAGCTGTGCGATGCCATGATTGCCGTGAATTCCGGTGTTGGGGTACTTGGCCTCG is a window of Cupriavidus taiwanensis LMG 19424 DNA encoding:
- a CDS encoding capsular polysaccharide export protein, LipB/KpsS family, encoding MHANEKKLTVAIPVRWASDRSDLLERLTFARMDTDLPDGVEILIVDDGSPQALAVRLEAECRTHGYAYHRLQTEHLPFSIGRARNAAAQCGLSDYIMFQDVDLMPYAGFYREVLGEAVVNGLDESVDNFLMFGVIYLTEAATQDFKKMDPRLRRQKYIQMLLQNDQSAIEKFSTGTSVTVWRRDYFLATGGNDPDFNGWGYEDLEYACRAIRRRKKFPLPSEFALDYRNFQSIVEYKGWKSIYRLFGDMTFQKGMVLFHAWHPVEHKSDYMAAKAKNRRLFERKLADFRDKELEPDPLPMHGSGKSLVLRNNPWVTNRWIAPFLGEIVHIDEDHLPADTFMAFLRESGFDRVVFHNPYANPRMKALYDLVRANQFPFLVVERGALPDSVFFDPCGFNADSASYSPERWDKELSCEKRTATLEYIQRAVSDEESLEAQSPRLGAASLRKALRIGRGKKVLVAFLQRPTDTVIENFMGPMGTYENFLRLLARLPFALRQDWELLVKQHPLETDVVRIPGAINVDQCNTKDLLELCDAMIAVNSGVGVLGLAFGKLVLHCGQAFYGAAGLTHHVLDEGDVVAVLNRSRPDYEKALRFLSYLVNDFYSFGKFKTRKVAWHDGSFMTATTAIDFYKIRFPGRPEMTRKLRDTVEVSSDSVLFDRYRAASARVPAMEKVSAPAKAGKEATAKPAPVRVEVPRQVPVDTPRPARAEPKTAPPKAAPAKPTPSWRRKAKKLMSNPVMFFRDSKHAVFRAIGNRVIVK
- a CDS encoding polysaccharide biosynthesis/export family protein, producing MLRRFLAIAVAAASLAGVHGAHAQGGTGWSQSLAVGPMEYAALAAQGAATPDRAMVGNPVATIPARAETSLPDSAPQNNDYTANLASDAFGAQLFTGAFSRDSASIFNPSHVISVGDRIQLRIWNGYNVDTVLTVDAGGNIVLPEVGPFRVQGVTNGNLQAAVGNALRRVFASKVSIYASLLAAQPVRVYVTGAVRRPGMYDGTSSDSVLRYLDQAGGIDPDRGSFLDVTIKRGNQTLEVVNLYDFLLKGDLTSRQLNNGDVIFVQSRKKTVKVSGLAENAKRFEFLGEQARLDQIVRLAKPLPEATNVRVVRNTGTVRNVEYFLISQGNQIDLRNGDEIEFTADKRPGTITVRVEGEHTGPQEYVLPYGSRMGQLLSQVHFTQESDTDSIQLFRQSVRARQKTLLATTLKSLESSVLTARSGTAEEAQLRKEEAALVLQWVERARKIEPSGQTLIAKSTTRNDLLLENGDILRVPVKDGLVLVSGEVLFPNAVAYDKSLDLDDFIQQAGGFSQNADTSRIIIAHRDGSFSDGKKDDAVRAGDEIMVLPKVDFKTRQFAKDVFQILYQVAISAKVVLGL